One segment of Spiroplasma cantharicola DNA contains the following:
- a CDS encoding S1 RNA-binding domain-containing protein — MLNKGQKVEAKITAIVNYGAFCEIQDENEIVKGLIHISEISDFFVKNIDEFLVINESYEVEVIEYLEDKKQVKLSYKANRPQLLKSSETKIAETKSGFDNLKNSVESK; from the coding sequence ATGTTGAATAAAGGACAAAAAGTAGAAGCGAAGATTACAGCAATCGTTAACTACGGTGCTTTTTGTGAAATTCAAGATGAGAATGAAATAGTTAAAGGACTAATTCACATTTCTGAAATATCTGATTTTTTTGTTAAAAATATCGACGAGTTCTTAGTGATTAATGAATCATATGAAGTCGAAGTTATTGAATATTTAGAAGACAAAAAACAAGTTAAATTGAGTTACAAAGCAAATAGACCGCAGTTATTAAAATCATCTGAAACCAAAATAGCAGAAACAAAAAGTGGTTTTGATAATTTAAAAAATAGCGTAGAATCAAAGTAA
- a CDS encoding NifU family protein has translation MEKNNLEEKVKATLEQLRMYITQDGGDMEFVAIKDRLVYIRLKGNCVGCGLTELTFKEGVEGVLIEEFPYDIDGVELVM, from the coding sequence TTGGAAAAAAATAATTTAGAAGAAAAAGTTAAAGCAACACTTGAGCAATTGCGAATGTATATTACGCAAGATGGTGGAGATATGGAATTTGTTGCAATAAAGGATAGACTTGTTTACATCAGACTTAAGGGTAATTGTGTTGGATGTGGCCTTACAGAGTTAACTTTTAAAGAAGGTGTTGAGGGAGTTTTAATTGAAGAATTTCCCTATGATATTGATGGTGTTGAACTTGTAATGTAA
- a CDS encoding dUTP diphosphatase — translation MLTKENLIYLKEKQILLDKYIIDTKKIVVDKKIIKKKIIAFLVEVSEFINEYREFKYWSNKPASERSVILEELIDCLHFIISLGIDVNFDFLKFNNKIIKTSNIDTWSINVYRKTLIFEEKFNLESYDHLLDEFLSIMYILKITTDEIINIYNKKNEINFNRQDSGY, via the coding sequence ATGTTAACAAAAGAAAATTTAATTTATTTAAAAGAAAAACAAATACTTTTAGATAAGTATATTATTGATACAAAAAAGATAGTAGTTGATAAGAAAATAATTAAAAAGAAAATAATTGCATTTCTTGTTGAGGTTTCAGAATTTATTAATGAATATAGAGAATTCAAATATTGGTCAAATAAACCAGCAAGTGAAAGATCAGTAATATTAGAAGAATTAATTGATTGTCTACACTTTATTATTAGTTTGGGAATTGATGTAAATTTTGACTTTTTAAAATTTAATAATAAAATTATAAAGACTAGCAATATTGATACATGAAGTATTAATGTTTATAGAAAGACTTTAATATTTGAAGAAAAATTTAATCTTGAATCTTATGATCATTTATTAGATGAATTTTTATCAATAATGTATATTTTAAAAATAACAACTGATGAAATTATCAATATTTACAATAAAAAAAATGAAATAAATTTTAATAGACAAGATAGTGGATATTAA
- a CDS encoding glucose-6-phosphate isomerase, whose protein sequence is MIKVNLNESKIKNDINKFRETKIKEVHDMIENKTGEGCEFLGWNNWPVEFNKNELSKMKKVAQELRNKIDILLVVGIGGSYLGARAADEMIRGLYTKDKVELIYIGNTISSTYTQQVVDYIKDKEFGIVNISKSGTTTEPGIAFRVFEKLLVDLKGKQNAKERIVAVTDKAKGALKQLATAEGYETFTIPDDIGGRFSVFTPVGIFPLLVAGVNVDDIFKGAKKAMQDTKNINNEAYKYAIARYILHTQKGYKAETLVGYELQMQTFTEWWKQLFGESEGKDGKGLFPTSCIFSTDLHSLGQFIQEGTKNILFETIIDVKKPNLDLKIPKNSEDLDGLNYLTSKTFHEINKVALEGVIDAHANTGEVPNIILEFDKMDAEMFGYAAYWFMKACAMSGYLLGINPFNQPGVEVYKANMFKLLKKPGF, encoded by the coding sequence ATGATAAAAGTGAATTTGAATGAATCAAAAATTAAAAATGATATTAATAAATTTAGGGAAACAAAAATTAAAGAAGTACATGATATGATTGAAAATAAAACTGGTGAAGGTTGTGAATTTTTAGGATGAAACAATTGACCAGTTGAATTTAATAAAAATGAATTAAGTAAAATGAAAAAAGTGGCACAAGAGCTTAGAAATAAAATTGACATTCTTCTAGTTGTAGGAATTGGGGGAAGTTATTTAGGAGCACGTGCAGCTGATGAAATGATCAGAGGTTTGTATACAAAAGATAAAGTAGAGTTAATCTATATTGGAAATACTATATCATCTACATATACTCAACAAGTAGTTGATTATATTAAAGATAAAGAGTTTGGAATTGTAAATATATCAAAATCAGGAACTACAACAGAACCTGGAATAGCTTTTAGAGTATTTGAAAAGCTTTTAGTTGATCTAAAAGGTAAGCAAAATGCAAAGGAAAGAATTGTTGCAGTAACTGATAAAGCAAAAGGTGCTTTAAAACAACTTGCAACAGCAGAAGGCTATGAAACATTTACAATCCCAGATGATATCGGTGGAAGATTTTCAGTATTTACACCAGTAGGTATTTTTCCTTTATTAGTAGCAGGAGTTAATGTTGATGATATCTTTAAGGGAGCTAAAAAAGCTATGCAAGATACAAAAAACATTAATAATGAAGCTTATAAGTATGCAATAGCAAGATATATTTTGCATACTCAAAAAGGTTATAAAGCAGAAACTTTAGTAGGTTATGAATTACAAATGCAAACATTTACAGAATGATGAAAACAATTATTTGGTGAATCAGAGGGTAAAGATGGTAAAGGTTTATTTCCAACAAGTTGCATTTTTTCAACAGATTTACATTCATTAGGACAATTTATTCAAGAGGGTACAAAAAATATATTATTTGAAACAATAATAGATGTTAAAAAACCAAATCTTGATTTAAAAATTCCAAAAAATAGTGAAGATTTAGATGGTTTAAACTATTTAACAAGTAAAACATTTCATGAAATTAATAAGGTCGCGCTTGAAGGTGTAATTGATGCCCACGCAAATACTGGAGAAGTTCCTAATATAATATTAGAATTTGATAAGATGGATGCTGAGATGTTTGGTTATGCAGCTTATTGATTTATGAAAGCATGTGCAATGAGTGGATATTTATTAGGAATCAATCCTTTTAATCAACCAGGAGTTGAAGTCTATAAGGCAAATATGTTTAAATTGCTAAAAAAACCAGGTTTTTAA